A stretch of DNA from Tigriopus californicus strain San Diego chromosome 8, Tcal_SD_v2.1, whole genome shotgun sequence:
CATAACGTATTGCCACCGCTGGAATATCATGCACGTTCAGAATTAAAGCCCTGAAGCCACCATCTTTGAGTTGTGTTCTTATTGAGATGAAACCGTTACGGGTTGACCATCTTTTAAATGAATCTGTCTTCGTCAGAATGTTTATCTgagcatcaacaacaatggACTCTTTCTTCTTCGATCAGGTTTGCTGACCCGACACTATCGAATGTACATTATCCAAACCATGATCCAAGAGGAGTCTTCGTCACGCAAGGCCAATTCCAAGCGGCTTCATTTGGCAACAGGAAGTCGCGAGGCAATGAGGTGGTGTTTGACTTTGCGATGCCTTTGTTTGTGTCGCCCTAAATTGTGAGTTATGTGTTAACAATGGATTGGCAACACTTGATGATCGGTCACGTTCGATGCGTTGCTTTGACCCCAGAAGTCGTGTAGAAACGTGTCGATGTCATCGGTTGAGGCGCTCTTGGTGGTTTTGAGACTTGGGTCATGGGTGACCTTGACGCTCAGACAATGAGGTGCTGTTGGTTGGGCAGCCAATGTCATTTAtctctcaatttcaattgaatgtgATCGCATGTCCATTTATTCCCTTTGTAAGGTACAAATTACACAGTAGGTCGTTTGTACCCTGTAAAGGGGTCAGATTGACGGACAAGAGCTCATAAGCGAAGAGGGAGCCTCAAGCCATGTCAGCTATGGCTTCTAGCCATAAACTGTGATTACTTGACATTCACAAAGAACAAGAAGCTCTTGGGTTCCCATTCGCTTGGATACCCAACTTGGATGGGTGCATGATCCGCTTCATTCTGGTTTGGGAGGTTTCTCTAACCAAGATCCGAGacctcgttctttttttttaaggcaTTTCCAAGGAAATTGCCCTGAATATTGGCCAGATACATGTATCTCATTTATGTGTTACCAGGCATCCTCGACCCaggttgtttggttggttatTTAGTTGGCTGATTGGCCGGTTGTTCGCCGATGGCTGAGAAATGATGCAGGTGGTCAGGACGTCCGTGCTTGCTTCGTCCTACTTGTCGGATTAGCAGTGCAATGGATGCCGAGAGCGCATGAATCCATTTTATTGTTACCTCATGAATGACATGGTTGTCGTTGAAGTATGGGGAATTTGCCGAAACATTCAACCAGTCTCCGTTGAGATTTGGTCGAGATCACAACTCTAGATCTTATTGACCGCGGAGTTTGAAGCTCTTCAGAAATTCTGACCGTGATAAGTGGTGTTCGAATTCACCAGCagaattttcattgaaatccAAGTGTGATTTCTCATTTCACGCTTTAATTGCCGGGCCAAGAAGAATCCGATCGAAGAGCCAAGAGCCAAAGTGATCATTGGAATTGCACTCTCAAATTGACATTTTATGAGGATCCGACCTGATCTAGTCAGATCAAACTGAAGGTCAGCTTTCTTCGTCATGGCTGACAACTCAGACAAGATCCCCGCTATTCAAGTGGTtaatgatgacgatgatgatgtcAACCGGGCCTCATCGTACACTATTGAACTCAATCCCGTCGACGATGTGCCCGAAGAACGTGCGAGCCGTGGGGCGGAATACTCTCGACAATCGTCCGCCATGGACGAAATTGATATCCAAATCGGGGATAGCTCTGACCAGCTGTCCGACCCACCCACTCCCGATGTCCCGGAATGTCTCACCCCATCGCCTTATCTACCCGACCGCAATGGTAATCGGAAGCGATCATCAGTGACCATAGCACCTGGAACCATTACTGAGAAGCCGCAGCCAAGTCAACGGAAGATGACTTCGAAACGTTCCTCGTTCATCTTCACTCCGAAGCCTCTGAAACATTACCTTACCAAGGAGGTCTTGCCCCATGTGGACCATTACCGAAACCGAATGTCCTTCTCCAAAGGTAAGACCAGAACCTCCTTCGTTTGAATCGAGCATGCACGCAACTATATACAGCCGAAAATAAACAACCTTtgttttccgttttttttttcataggtCATCCGGAAAGGTCTCGGCCCACTTTGGACGAACTATTGGATGCGAGTGTGATGGCCGATATCAATGGAAACGATCTCGAAAAAGGAGACCTTGTTGGTGCGGATAATGAGCAAGGAAAAGTCATTAAATTCGGATGGTTCGACGGGGTGTACATGAGATGCTTGTTGAACATCTGGGGTGTCATGCTATTTTTGAGGTTAACTTGGGTCATCGGACAAGCAGGCTTGTTGGAGGGTCTTGGGGTCATCACGCTTTCAAACATTGTCACCATCATCACGACCATATCCATGTCGGCAGTTTCAACCAATGGGCAAATCAAAGCTGGAGGAATCTACTACATGATCAGTCGCTCTTTAGGGCCGGAATTTGGCGGAGCAATCGGCATCATGTTCACCCTTGCTAATTCCATTGCCGTTTCCATGTACATCATTGGGTTCTGCGAGTCGCTCATGGATATGCTTGAGCAATATCTGACCCATTTCAATGGAATCGTTGACTCTGTGGAACGGATCAATGACATTCGATTGATTGGGTCAATTTCGCTTGTCCTCATCTTGGGGTTAGCCATTGTGGGCATGGATTGGGTCACTCGGGTACAAATGGGCCTTCTGGTCTTACTACTCGTTTCTCAAGTGGATTTCATCATTGGCTCCTTTCTCCCAAGCACTGACGAGGAAGTCGCCAAAGGCTTTGTAGGATATGATAGTCAAGTGTTGGAGGGGAATTTGTATAGCGCCTATTCAACCGATCCGACGAGTGGGAAGAAGCACAACTTCTTCTCGGTTTTCGCCGTTTTCTTTCCTGCTGTGACTGGGATTGTGGCGGGCGCCAATTTGAGCGGGGATCTGAAAGATCCTGGAGTCGCCATCCCCAAGGGAACGTTGTTGGCCATTGCTACCACCTATGTCAGTTACGTGATCTATGGCATTATGGTAGCGGCATGCTCGTTACGATACGCTTCTGGCAatgtcaatgaagtcctttttGGAACCGAGGCCTTTAACGATACCGTGGGTGAGATCCTGAACATCACAAATGCCTTTGACGACTGCGAAGGCAGGACTTGCGGATTTGGAACATCCGTTAGTCAACAGATGATGGAGGTGATATCAGCTTGGGGACCCTTGATCTACGCCGGGTGCTTTGCAGCTACACTTTCATCCGCCATTGCATCTTTAGTTGGAGCTCCACGAGTTCTTCAGGCCGTGGCCAAAGACAAACTCTTTCCCGGAATCCAATCCTTCTCTGAAGGTTGGGGAGCCAATAATGATCCTCTCAGAGGCtatattttggtttttattATTTCCTTGGTGTGCATCCTCATAGGCGATCTGAATCAAGTCTCCAGCTTATTGTCTAAC
This window harbors:
- the LOC131884988 gene encoding bumetanide-sensitive sodium-(potassium)-chloride cotransporter-like, giving the protein MADNSDKIPAIQVVNDDDDDVNRASSYTIELNPVDDVPEERASRGAEYSRQSSAMDEIDIQIGDSSDQLSDPPTPDVPECLTPSPYLPDRNGNRKRSSVTIAPGTITEKPQPSQRKMTSKRSSFIFTPKPLKHYLTKEVLPHVDHYRNRMSFSKGHPERSRPTLDELLDASVMADINGNDLEKGDLVGADNEQGKVIKFGWFDGVYMRCLLNIWGVMLFLRLTWVIGQAGLLEGLGVITLSNIVTIITTISMSAVSTNGQIKAGGIYYMISRSLGPEFGGAIGIMFTLANSIAVSMYIIGFCESLMDMLEQYLTHFNGIVDSVERINDIRLIGSISLVLILGLAIVGMDWVTRVQMGLLVLLLVSQVDFIIGSFLPSTDEEVAKGFVGYDSQVLEGNLYSAYSTDPTSGKKHNFFSVFAVFFPAVTGIVAGANLSGDLKDPGVAIPKGTLLAIATTYVSYVIYGIMVAACSLRYASGNVNEVLFGTEAFNDTVGEILNITNAFDDCEGRTCGFGTSVSQQMMEVISAWGPLIYAGCFAATLSSAIASLVGAPRVLQAVAKDKLFPGIQSFSEGWGANNDPLRGYILVFIISLVCILIGDLNQVSSLLSNFFVAAYALINFSVFHASITSSPGWRPSFKYYNKWVSLLGTILCIGVMFLMDFKMAIVTCVCVCLLYAFIYFRKPDVNWGSSSQSQSFITALKAVQALTRVDDHVKNYRPKIIVLSGNPVDRPCLMDFAHLLTKRLSLLESVHVADPSLDFKKVEVMKGLANKWLATNHIKSFHSITRNDSLFEGSRAALEVCGLGKLSPNLLLMGFKQDWQLSLEDAEEYYATLENAFDMRLAVGVLRVDGGLDISGMFANEEKAHMMFARNRTTSELSEQSLKVEDRSESKMSVDSGLASPATVQKKRVGRDGSVLGRFGKKTKSNLSMAILDKDGRPVDEDTVEKITQFRNKGVRDGTIDVYWLYDDGGLTMLLPHILTTRAKFAKCKLRIFFLSENVEELEIETRNMAALLSKFRIEFNDVIVLQDVTRKADRKTRDDFKELITIPHPKSKSGRNPSSTAKASDQLEGLENVLVSEAEQMKHAEQTNFQLRIAEIVRQNSSQADLVVMTLPMPKREQIPYPLYMAWLDFTTRKMPPFLLIRGNQDSVLTFYS